A section of the Halichoerus grypus chromosome 11, mHalGry1.hap1.1, whole genome shotgun sequence genome encodes:
- the C11H11orf24 gene encoding uncharacterized protein C11orf24 homolog isoform X1 gives MWTALVLVWISSLSLSESLVPIKDPRHSVVNKTDNPDEKDASVMTVTRVLNGTSGTMTALTPSPIPLATASPAANASSPSVTAGRTLRTDDAGTEGAPDPVASKAPPSPASAASWPTPSSTTVSVPSVQVPSGSPLPGTATLTTPATSARPAAGTTAGARSPSQHAPGNPTASPTPPSGPQAPDVSTQAPAVQTSAAQPVAGTASGPTPTLSNTTSEPTRPPVASTAPVATIAVTGTTAQAQEPTTSAASAPAPHTSPTPKGGATSPTTRPSPAPSTRGTAGPGTAQPPEQVPPEASPGPASTAPTPGSPGGSKMPPTALCPLSSQGQYVVVTTKPLTPSLVNRGFLLAVLLLGVTLFIIVLVLLALQAYESYRKKEYTQVDYLINGMYADSEM, from the exons ATGTGGACAGCCCTTGTGCTCGTTTGGATTTCCTCCTTGTCCTTATCTGAGAGCCTGGTGCCAATCAAGGATCCAC GGCACTCAGTCGTCAACAAGACAGATAATCCGGACGAGAAAGATGCATCTGTGATGACAGTTACGAGAGTCCTTAATGGAACGTCTGGAACAATGACCGCGTTGACACCTTCTCCTATCCCATTGGCCACAGCGAGCCCGGCGGCCAACGCCAGCTCTCCTTCGGTCACAGCAGGGAGAACTCTCAGGACAGACGACGCAGGGACAGAAGGTGCCCCTGACCCAGTAGCCTCCAAGGCACCCCCGTCACCTGCCTCGGCGGCGTCGTGGCCGACCCCGTCCTCCACCACCGTCAGCGTCCCTTCCGTGCAGGTGCCAAGCGGCAGCCCGCTGCCGGGAACAGCCACTCTGACGACACCGGCCACCAGCGCTCGGCCTGCCGCTGGGACCACAGCGGGTGCCCGCAGCCCTTCCCAGCATGCCCCCGGCAACCCCACAGCCAGCCCCACGCCCCCCTCGGGTCCCCAAGCACCTGACGTGTCCACACAAGCCCCCGCCGTCCAGACATCAGCGGCCCAGCCCGTGGCTGGCACGGCAAGTGGGCCCACGCCCACCCTCTCCAACACCACCTCAGAGCCCACCCGCCCACCTGTGGCTTCCACGGCTCCCGTGGCCACCATCGCGGTGACCGGCACCACGGCCCAGGCCCAGGAGCCGACTACCAGCGCAGCGTCAGCGCCGGCGCCCCACACCAGCCCGACCCCCAAGGGGGGGGCCACGTCCCCCACGACCCGGCCGAGCCCTGCTCCATCGACCCGGGGGACCGCGGGGCCGGGCACAGCCCAGCCCCCCGAGCAGGTGCCGCCGGAAGCCTCTCCTGGTCCCGCGTCCACCGCCCCAACGCCCGGGAGTCCCGGGGGCTCGAAGATGCCACCCACAGCCTTGTGCCCGCTCAGCAGCCAAGGCCAGTACGTGGTGGTCACCACCAAGCCCCTCACCCCGTCTCTGGTGAACAGAGGTTTCCTCCTGGCGGTGCTCTTGCTCGGGGTGACTCTTTTCATCATAGTTTTGGTTCTGTTAGCCCTGCAAGCCTACGAGAGTTACAGGAAGAAAGAGTACACGCAGGTGGACTATCTCATCAACGGGATGTACGCAGACTCAGAAATGTGA
- the C11H11orf24 gene encoding uncharacterized protein C11orf24 homolog isoform X2 codes for MWTALVLVWISSLSLSESLVPIKDPLVNKTDNPDEKDASVMTVTRVLNGTSGTMTALTPSPIPLATASPAANASSPSVTAGRTLRTDDAGTEGAPDPVASKAPPSPASAASWPTPSSTTVSVPSVQVPSGSPLPGTATLTTPATSARPAAGTTAGARSPSQHAPGNPTASPTPPSGPQAPDVSTQAPAVQTSAAQPVAGTASGPTPTLSNTTSEPTRPPVASTAPVATIAVTGTTAQAQEPTTSAASAPAPHTSPTPKGGATSPTTRPSPAPSTRGTAGPGTAQPPEQVPPEASPGPASTAPTPGSPGGSKMPPTALCPLSSQGQYVVVTTKPLTPSLVNRGFLLAVLLLGVTLFIIVLVLLALQAYESYRKKEYTQVDYLINGMYADSEM; via the exons ATGTGGACAGCCCTTGTGCTCGTTTGGATTTCCTCCTTGTCCTTATCTGAGAGCCTGGTGCCAATCAAGGATCCAC TCGTCAACAAGACAGATAATCCGGACGAGAAAGATGCATCTGTGATGACAGTTACGAGAGTCCTTAATGGAACGTCTGGAACAATGACCGCGTTGACACCTTCTCCTATCCCATTGGCCACAGCGAGCCCGGCGGCCAACGCCAGCTCTCCTTCGGTCACAGCAGGGAGAACTCTCAGGACAGACGACGCAGGGACAGAAGGTGCCCCTGACCCAGTAGCCTCCAAGGCACCCCCGTCACCTGCCTCGGCGGCGTCGTGGCCGACCCCGTCCTCCACCACCGTCAGCGTCCCTTCCGTGCAGGTGCCAAGCGGCAGCCCGCTGCCGGGAACAGCCACTCTGACGACACCGGCCACCAGCGCTCGGCCTGCCGCTGGGACCACAGCGGGTGCCCGCAGCCCTTCCCAGCATGCCCCCGGCAACCCCACAGCCAGCCCCACGCCCCCCTCGGGTCCCCAAGCACCTGACGTGTCCACACAAGCCCCCGCCGTCCAGACATCAGCGGCCCAGCCCGTGGCTGGCACGGCAAGTGGGCCCACGCCCACCCTCTCCAACACCACCTCAGAGCCCACCCGCCCACCTGTGGCTTCCACGGCTCCCGTGGCCACCATCGCGGTGACCGGCACCACGGCCCAGGCCCAGGAGCCGACTACCAGCGCAGCGTCAGCGCCGGCGCCCCACACCAGCCCGACCCCCAAGGGGGGGGCCACGTCCCCCACGACCCGGCCGAGCCCTGCTCCATCGACCCGGGGGACCGCGGGGCCGGGCACAGCCCAGCCCCCCGAGCAGGTGCCGCCGGAAGCCTCTCCTGGTCCCGCGTCCACCGCCCCAACGCCCGGGAGTCCCGGGGGCTCGAAGATGCCACCCACAGCCTTGTGCCCGCTCAGCAGCCAAGGCCAGTACGTGGTGGTCACCACCAAGCCCCTCACCCCGTCTCTGGTGAACAGAGGTTTCCTCCTGGCGGTGCTCTTGCTCGGGGTGACTCTTTTCATCATAGTTTTGGTTCTGTTAGCCCTGCAAGCCTACGAGAGTTACAGGAAGAAAGAGTACACGCAGGTGGACTATCTCATCAACGGGATGTACGCAGACTCAGAAATGTGA